In one Maniola jurtina chromosome 13, ilManJurt1.1, whole genome shotgun sequence genomic region, the following are encoded:
- the LOC123871381 gene encoding alpha-tocopherol transfer protein-like, whose translation MAFLQGPSPKQEEMIKQELNEMPGDLERGIRDLRSMCAANPYLPNPESLETHFLLNFLRGCRMDFERARKKLETFCYSRSRYRDLFEHRSLNEPPLNDVCKFIDIVPLPKLTDEGLRVTIFRMRPNYPESSADIAATVRAVLLISDARMHDETLIAGDAFIWECSHMRASLATRVAMAAGAVRRSIHLAQAAYPQRMRRIHVVGAPSLIASSINLMRSCVNEKVRKRYYLHSKTEELFDHFPSRVLPVEWGGEEESLEILAKKWRRRVDDLREYLRHLSELCDVTPDEVYEDDIYGAVGSFRQLQID comes from the exons ATGGCCTTCCTTCAAGGACCATCGCCAAAGCAAGAAGAGATGATTAAACAAGAATTGAATGAAATGCCCGGAGACCTGGAGAGAGGGATCCGGGACCTTCGTAGCATGTGTGCGGCGAACCCTTACCTGCCAAATCCAGAAtctttag AAACACATTTTCTATTGAATTTTTTGCGAGGGTGCCGTATGGACTTCGAAAGAGctagaaaaaaattggaaacatTTTGCTACTCTCGCTCGCGGTACAGAGACCTCTTTGAACATCGCTCGCTGAACGAACCACCTCTAAATGACGTGTGCAAGTTTAT AGATATAGTACCCCTCCCGAAGTTAACAGACGAGGGTCTTCGCGTCACAATCTTCAGAATGCGGCCGAACTATCCGGAGAGTTCAGCCGACATAGCGGCGACCGTGCGCGCGGTGCTGCTCATCAGCGACGCTAGGATGCACGACGAGACTCTGATCGCTGGAGATGCCTTTATATGGGAG TGTTCCCACATGCGCGCGTCGCTGGCGACCCGCGTGGCCATGGCGGCGGGCGCGGTGCGGCGCAGCATCCACCTCGCGCAGGCCGCGTACCCGCAGCGCATGCGCCGCATACACGTGGTGGGCGCGCCCTCCCTCATCGCTTCCTCCATCAACCTCATGCGATCCTGCGTCAACGAGAAAGTCAGGAAACGG TATTACTTGCACTCGAAAACGGAAGAGTTATTCGATCACTTCCCGTCAAGAGTGCTGCCAGTGGAGTGGGGCGGTGAAGAGGAGTCTCTAGAGATTCTCGCGAAGAAATGGCGCCGTCGTGTTGATGATTTACGAGAATACCTCCGGCACCTCAGCGAGCTGTGTGACGTCACGCCCGATGAAGTTTACGAAGACGATATCTATGGCGCAGTCGGTTCCTTTAGACAACTCCAAATCGACTAG